The following are encoded together in the Zingiber officinale cultivar Zhangliang chromosome 8A, Zo_v1.1, whole genome shotgun sequence genome:
- the LOC122011679 gene encoding protodermal factor 1-like, whose translation MEWKGFLVCFLVLELASQNVAMSRSLPEQEFAEQKNYYPPSTGGSPSHSGSSHGTATPSHGAPSTPSGSGGGGGGSYHSPPSSTGGGSSPAVNPSPSTPAFDPHNSPFFTGTCKYWGSHPDVITAVVGSWGSIGDLFGHSCAAIFGSNPSLPAALTNTRQDGYGALFREGTASFLNSMTNSKFPYSTPQVKSAFAGAIASDGMAQAQADIFKQANEGKIKVLS comes from the exons ATGGAGTGGAAGGGTTTTCTGGTTTGCTTTCTTGTACTGGAGTTGGCTTCTCAGAATGTGGCCATGAGTCGGAGTCTGCCGGAGCAGGAGTTCGCCGAGCAGAAGAACTACTATCCTCCCTCAACTGGGGGCTCTCCATCTC ACTCCGGAAGCTCCCACGGCACTGCGACGCCATCGCATGGAGCGCCGAGCACTCCCAgcggcagcggcggcggcggcggcggctcaTACCACTCGCCTCCGAGCAGTACTGGAGGAGGCAGTAGTCCGGCCGTCAACCCCTCGCCTTCCACGCCGGCGTTTGACCCGCATAACTCTCCCTTCTTCACCGGCACATGCAA GTACTGGGGGTCTCACCCCGATGTCATAACCGCCGTCGTGGGTTCATGGGGCAGCATCGGCGACCTCTTCGGCCACAGCTGCGCCGCCATCTTCGGCAGCAACCCCAGCCTCCCGGCGGCCCTGACGAACACGAGGCAGGACGGGTACGGCGCGCTCTTCCGCGAGGGCACCGCCTCCTTCCTCAACTCCATGACCAACAGCAAGTTCCCCTACTCCACGCCCCAGGTCAAGTCCGCCTTCGCCGGCGCGATTGCCTCCGACGGCATGGCGCAGGCCCAGGCCGACATCTTCAAGCAAGCCAACGAGGGCAAGATCAAGGTCTTAAGCTAA